In Acinetobacter piscicola, a single window of DNA contains:
- a CDS encoding phage minor head protein, with the protein MVDYVEALRYARGRNVVLPEEFYLLDLKSRHYAATVSRLASIDQIKTVLELVNKSLENGSTFNDFKKQVEAEGISLSEHHLANIYRTNMQMAYAHGRWEQQQANKETRPYLMYSAINDGRVRPTHLALDRIIRHIDDTFWTLYYPPWDFMCRCHVTALTEKQAKKYGITSDDDLPNVARNLGWSFNPATYGKHLNEVLDQKIANNLLDIPYSVEILEIKSKALIEQEVEQAIVDSIKPLDQANRKVLDDFMEDVASKGKDIAPSAPRFVVELTTENEKLTDLLRDSVQKKDIDLKSKSIVNWMMDSFKSVFGFAKNLKSKLTGNNLKGFDSFNLKKGNVIGIVTPTLFKTAEQAGKNITILDMKGHAIDLSKINGLNGSLLAPDLNLEVVSVTDTDIVLKRTDEVAKRLFVANGELIAFYG; encoded by the coding sequence ATGGTTGATTATGTTGAAGCACTACGCTATGCACGTGGTCGTAATGTTGTATTGCCTGAAGAATTCTATTTGTTGGATTTAAAGTCTCGTCATTATGCAGCTACAGTGAGTCGATTGGCTTCAATTGATCAAATTAAGACTGTGCTTGAGCTTGTCAACAAATCACTTGAAAATGGCAGTACTTTCAATGACTTTAAAAAACAAGTTGAAGCTGAGGGTATTAGTCTTTCAGAGCATCATTTAGCGAATATCTATCGTACCAATATGCAAATGGCTTATGCGCATGGTCGATGGGAGCAACAGCAAGCAAACAAAGAAACTCGACCCTATTTGATGTATAGCGCAATCAATGATGGTCGAGTTCGCCCAACTCATTTAGCTTTAGATCGAATCATTCGGCATATTGATGATACGTTTTGGACACTGTATTACCCGCCGTGGGATTTTATGTGTCGATGCCATGTGACAGCACTGACCGAGAAGCAAGCGAAAAAATACGGTATTACTTCGGATGATGATTTGCCAAATGTGGCCCGCAATTTAGGATGGAGCTTTAATCCAGCAACTTACGGAAAGCACTTGAATGAAGTGCTTGATCAAAAGATAGCGAATAACTTGCTTGATATTCCTTATTCAGTAGAAATTCTTGAGATCAAGAGTAAGGCTTTAATTGAACAGGAAGTTGAACAAGCGATTGTTGATTCAATAAAGCCGCTTGATCAAGCAAATCGTAAAGTGTTGGATGATTTCATGGAAGATGTGGCGAGCAAAGGCAAAGATATTGCGCCGTCTGCGCCTCGTTTTGTAGTTGAGTTAACGACTGAGAATGAGAAGCTTACAGATCTGCTGCGAGATTCAGTGCAGAAGAAAGATATTGATTTAAAGTCAAAATCTATTGTCAATTGGATGATGGATTCTTTTAAGTCGGTGTTTGGTTTTGCAAAGAATCTGAAAAGCAAGCTTACAGGCAATAATCTAAAGGGTTTTGATTCATTCAATTTGAAAAAAGGCAATGTGATTGGAATTGTTACACCAACATTGTTTAAGACAGCGGAACAAGCAGGGAAGAACATCACGATTTTAGACATGAAAGGTCATGCGATTGATCTGTCTAAAATCAATGGTCTAAATGGCTCATTGCTTGCGCCTGATTTAAATCTTGAAGTTGTGAGTGTGACTGATACAGATATTGTGTTGAAGCGCACAGATGAAGTTGCAAAGCGGTTGTTTGTGGCCAATGGTGAGCTTATAGCTTTCTATGGGTGA